Proteins encoded in a region of the Saccharothrix ecbatanensis genome:
- a CDS encoding helix-turn-helix domain-containing protein encodes MSTIADLDQAAHGADPDAGLRAVARLRRLVEQLEAEHVAAARRAGWSWRDIATRLGVTKQTVHRKYGRED; translated from the coding sequence ATGTCGACGATCGCCGATCTCGACCAGGCCGCGCACGGTGCGGACCCGGACGCCGGCCTGCGCGCCGTGGCCCGCCTGCGTCGCCTGGTGGAGCAACTTGAAGCAGAGCACGTCGCCGCCGCACGCCGGGCCGGCTGGTCGTGGCGCGACATCGCGACCCGCCTGGGCGTCACCAAGCAGACCGTCCACCGCAA